A single genomic interval of Mycobacterium sp. DL592 harbors:
- a CDS encoding ABC transporter ATP-binding protein, protein MSSRPVTAELRDLRVHFPVRHGRTTLTARAVDGVDLTVHEGEIVALVGESGCGKTTIARTLMRLVDATSGTVSVAGTDITHTKGRTLRRLRHNFQMIFQDPFESLAPNATAFDVVGEGLAVHRPDLGAAARGTAVLAALEKCGLNPPEAIADRRIFQLSGGQRQRVAIAAALAVEPRLLVADEPVSMLDVSLRAGVIRLLLDMREKLGIAILFITHDLALAGVFADRVAVLYLGQVVEQGAAAEVIGTPRHPYTQALVDVMPKAGGGRRSSRALLTGEPPNVTNTDPGCRFAPRCPLRRRLGEPERCRAEQPVLRMVAPEHVVACHFSESEVSPTPKENTPDDRHS, encoded by the coding sequence ATGTCGTCGCGGCCGGTGACCGCCGAACTTCGCGACCTGCGGGTGCATTTCCCGGTGCGCCATGGGCGCACCACGCTGACCGCGCGTGCCGTCGACGGCGTCGATCTGACCGTCCACGAGGGGGAGATCGTCGCCCTGGTGGGTGAATCAGGCTGCGGGAAGACGACTATCGCGCGCACCCTCATGCGGCTCGTCGATGCCACGTCGGGCACGGTCTCGGTCGCCGGCACCGACATCACGCACACCAAGGGCCGAACACTGCGCCGCTTGCGGCACAACTTCCAGATGATCTTCCAGGATCCGTTCGAGAGCCTGGCGCCCAATGCGACAGCATTCGACGTCGTCGGCGAAGGTCTGGCCGTCCACCGCCCGGACCTCGGTGCAGCGGCGCGGGGCACAGCAGTGCTGGCAGCTCTGGAGAAGTGCGGGCTGAACCCGCCCGAGGCCATCGCCGATCGGCGGATCTTTCAACTCTCCGGCGGTCAGCGCCAGCGCGTCGCGATCGCGGCCGCCCTTGCCGTCGAGCCGCGGTTGCTGGTGGCCGACGAGCCGGTGTCGATGCTAGACGTGTCGTTGCGCGCCGGAGTGATTCGTCTGCTCCTCGACATGCGCGAAAAGCTGGGAATTGCAATCCTGTTCATCACCCACGACCTGGCGCTGGCCGGTGTGTTCGCCGACCGTGTCGCGGTGCTGTATCTGGGGCAGGTGGTGGAGCAGGGAGCCGCCGCCGAGGTCATCGGTACGCCCCGGCACCCCTACACCCAGGCGTTGGTCGACGTGATGCCCAAAGCAGGCGGCGGCCGGCGCAGTTCGCGCGCACTTCTGACCGGCGAACCACCGAATGTCACCAATACCGATCCCGGTTGCCGGTTCGCCCCGCGCTGCCCGCTGCGCCGCCGGCTCGGGGAACCCGAACGCTGTCGGGCCGAGCAACCGGTGCTGCGCATGGTCGCCCCGGAACATGTTGTGGCCTGTCATTTTTCCGAAAGCGAAGTATCACCAACCCCAAAGGAGAACACACCAGATGACCGTCACTCGTGA
- a CDS encoding ABC transporter ATP-binding protein, protein MTLLSVRDLSVSYGAGESAVRAVDGVDLDVGAGEVVGLAGESGCGKSTLALAVAQLLPHGATVTADELSFAGTDLRAVNDVELRSLRWRRLALVFQGAMNGFNPVMTIGDQVGEAIRAHEPGTKRRVVHDRVAELLTQVGIAPNRAADYPHQLSGGMKQRAMIAMALACGPDLVIADEPTTALDVMTQAQILELIRGLADELGLAMLIISHDLTVLAELCDRVAVMYAGRIVEYGRAEAILTAGARPAHPYTRRLLDCYPRLDAGQASISGIPGSPPNLAHPPAGCRFADRCTETLSRCVVDDPALRPVSESGHVAACHLLQPVAGVTR, encoded by the coding sequence ATGACGCTTCTGTCGGTTCGCGACCTCAGCGTCAGCTACGGCGCCGGAGAGTCGGCGGTCCGTGCGGTCGACGGCGTCGACCTCGATGTCGGCGCCGGCGAGGTGGTCGGTCTGGCTGGTGAATCCGGTTGCGGTAAAAGCACACTCGCGCTGGCCGTGGCGCAGCTGCTGCCACACGGCGCGACGGTGACCGCTGATGAACTCAGTTTCGCCGGTACCGATCTGCGGGCGGTGAACGACGTGGAGTTGCGGTCGCTGCGCTGGCGACGTCTCGCGTTGGTCTTCCAGGGGGCGATGAACGGATTCAACCCGGTCATGACGATCGGTGACCAGGTCGGTGAGGCCATCCGGGCGCACGAACCCGGCACCAAGCGGCGCGTGGTTCACGACCGGGTCGCCGAACTGCTCACCCAGGTCGGCATCGCGCCGAATCGGGCTGCCGATTACCCGCACCAGCTCTCCGGCGGTATGAAGCAACGCGCGATGATCGCGATGGCGCTGGCTTGTGGTCCTGATCTGGTGATCGCCGACGAGCCGACCACCGCGCTCGACGTCATGACCCAGGCACAGATTCTGGAGCTGATCCGGGGGCTGGCCGACGAACTCGGACTGGCCATGCTGATCATCTCCCACGACCTCACCGTCCTGGCCGAGCTGTGCGACCGGGTCGCGGTGATGTACGCCGGCCGCATCGTCGAATACGGACGCGCCGAGGCCATCCTGACCGCCGGAGCCCGGCCCGCACACCCCTACACCCGACGCCTGCTCGACTGCTATCCGCGTCTTGACGCCGGCCAGGCGTCCATCAGTGGAATCCCCGGCAGCCCTCCGAATCTCGCCCATCCGCCGGCCGGCTGCCGGTTCGCCGACAGGTGTACCGAGACTCTGTCGCGCTGCGTCGTCGACGATCCCGCGCTGCGCCCGGTGTCCGAGTCGGGTCATGTCGCGGCATGCCATCTGCTCCAACCGGTGGCGGGGGTGACCCGGTGA
- a CDS encoding ABC transporter permease, producing the protein MTGPIPNLEPEPAAAHVTGGWRGVVRQLVADPMGRTGLLSVAVVVLVAIIGPLLAPYDRTDVAGSRSGILQPPSALHWLGTDELGRDVLRQVLAGTSVSLEIGLIATLITVLIGTLVGVLAGWFTGFVDAMLMRVTDFFLVLPNLPLMIALGAIIGQSLPMIVLVIAITSWPSTARIVRSQALALREREVVARARTVGLSSVGILWRLILPGVLALVIANAVLVIAGSILAEATLSFLGLGDPIRTSWGQILHNAFAAGAVGNGNWWYFLPPGVGIVLVVLAFSLIGQSLERILNPRLAVAE; encoded by the coding sequence ATGACCGGACCGATCCCCAACCTGGAGCCCGAGCCGGCCGCCGCCCACGTCACCGGGGGATGGCGCGGCGTCGTTCGACAACTGGTTGCCGACCCGATGGGCCGAACCGGCTTGCTGAGTGTCGCCGTTGTGGTGTTGGTGGCGATCATCGGACCGTTGCTCGCCCCGTATGACCGCACCGACGTCGCCGGGTCGCGATCCGGAATCCTGCAGCCGCCCAGTGCCCTTCACTGGCTGGGCACCGACGAACTCGGCCGCGACGTGCTGCGCCAGGTGCTGGCCGGAACGTCGGTGTCGTTGGAGATCGGTCTCATCGCCACCCTCATCACGGTCCTGATCGGGACGCTCGTGGGTGTTCTGGCCGGCTGGTTCACCGGATTCGTCGACGCGATGCTGATGCGGGTCACCGACTTCTTCCTGGTGCTGCCCAACCTGCCGTTGATGATCGCGCTCGGCGCCATCATCGGCCAGAGCCTGCCGATGATCGTGCTGGTCATCGCGATCACCAGTTGGCCCAGCACGGCCCGCATTGTGCGTTCGCAGGCTTTGGCGTTGCGCGAACGGGAAGTCGTGGCGCGGGCCAGGACTGTGGGGCTGTCGTCGGTGGGAATTCTGTGGCGGCTGATCCTGCCCGGCGTCCTGGCGTTGGTGATCGCCAACGCGGTCCTGGTGATCGCCGGGTCCATTCTCGCCGAGGCGACGTTGTCGTTCCTCGGGCTGGGCGACCCCATCCGGACCTCGTGGGGCCAGATTCTGCACAACGCGTTCGCCGCGGGCGCGGTCGGAAACGGCAACTGGTGGTACTTCCTTCCGCCCGGTGTCGGGATCGTGCTCGTGGTCCTCGCGTTCTCGCTGATCGGGCAGAGCCTGGAGCGCATCCTCAATCCCCGGCTGGCGGTGGCCGAATGA
- a CDS encoding ABC transporter permease, with protein MLRYLTQKFSYLVFTLIAVVATNFVLFHLMPGDPVTHIARGQHLDAEAIARLRSYYGLDQSMASQFLTYLQNLLKGDLGFSYTYQASVGPIVVKALGNTLILVTISTLLVIILGVLIGVFAASRRESRADRSLVIGSLVFWSLPTFWVGMLLIFVFAVTLGWFPIAGMYTADALYPTMFTRIADLARHLILPTVAMVLVDIAQFVLITRSSLLATLSEDYMTTARAKGLSPRRVLWRHGVRNALLPVVTATTLYASATVGGTIQVETVFSWPGMGQLIYLSVIRRDYPVMEACFLIFAVVVVVANFASDMVYRALDPRVRLT; from the coding sequence ATGCTTCGGTACCTGACCCAGAAATTCTCCTACCTGGTGTTCACGCTCATCGCGGTGGTTGCGACCAATTTCGTTCTCTTCCACCTGATGCCGGGAGACCCGGTCACCCACATCGCCCGCGGCCAGCACCTGGACGCCGAGGCCATCGCACGACTGCGCAGCTACTACGGCCTGGACCAGTCGATGGCGTCGCAGTTCCTCACCTATCTGCAGAACCTGCTCAAGGGCGACCTCGGCTTCTCCTACACCTACCAGGCGTCGGTCGGACCGATCGTGGTGAAAGCCCTTGGCAATACCCTGATCCTGGTGACCATCTCGACGTTGCTGGTGATCATCCTCGGCGTGCTGATCGGGGTGTTCGCCGCATCGCGGCGGGAATCGCGTGCCGACCGCAGCCTCGTCATCGGGTCGCTGGTGTTCTGGAGCCTGCCGACATTCTGGGTCGGCATGTTGTTGATCTTCGTCTTCGCGGTGACGCTGGGCTGGTTCCCCATCGCCGGGATGTACACCGCCGACGCGCTCTACCCGACGATGTTCACCCGGATCGCTGATCTGGCGCGACATCTCATCTTGCCGACGGTGGCGATGGTGCTCGTCGACATCGCACAGTTCGTCCTGATCACCCGCAGTTCGCTGTTGGCGACCCTGTCAGAGGACTACATGACCACCGCGCGTGCCAAGGGCCTGAGCCCGCGCCGGGTGCTGTGGCGGCACGGCGTGCGCAACGCACTGCTGCCGGTGGTCACCGCGACGACGCTGTACGCCAGCGCCACGGTGGGCGGCACCATCCAGGTCGAGACCGTGTTCTCCTGGCCCGGCATGGGTCAGCTGATCTACCTATCGGTGATCAGACGCGACTATCCCGTGATGGAGGCCTGCTTCCTGATCTTCGCCGTCGTGGTCGTGGTGGCCAACTTCGCCAGCGACATGGTGTACCGCGCCCTCGATCCGCGGGTGCGGCTGACATGA
- a CDS encoding ABC transporter substrate-binding protein: MAEMDRRSFFRTSAVVAAALGGAAALASCAPKTATSTVLRVGSTTDIDSLNPFTAASTQSYDVFQLVYDKLMDYDAQLNITPSLATAVDRSPDGKTFTYTLRSGVKWQDGKDFSADDVIFTFLLVRDNSYGTYGAYFKDLTDVTKVGDGQVRLTYAQPQTLEPGIIMPMVPKHLWEGVAKDDLPKYANDKPVGTGPFNFVSWQKGSVATVTRNDSWWGPKPAAEKVTWTKFGSDDVVTQALRTGDIDIVSEVPPTIYTGLQNASDVKTTAMESFSFHMIGFNCSTAPGSKGNPILKDQVVRQALSCAVSRQQLVELALAGYGEPGADLLPPTFGDFHYVPGPDAVLDNNPAKAKQLLDGAGYTDRNGDGIREAKDGAPLEFRLLVIADTTVDMKAADLFVSAAKAVGINLKLSSTDADSMSATVYNAETPDWDIMVWGWDSEFYDPSYLLGIPTTDQIGGNNDTFWTDPRYDELYAQQKTTVDRAARVKLVQEMQAIHYAACPYIVMWYQKKLTGTRTNTWTGWQPMNGGMILNFPRVNYLDVKPA; the protein is encoded by the coding sequence ATGGCCGAGATGGATCGTCGCAGCTTCTTCCGGACATCGGCGGTGGTCGCCGCCGCCCTCGGCGGAGCCGCCGCACTCGCGTCATGCGCTCCGAAGACGGCGACCAGTACGGTGCTGCGCGTCGGGTCCACGACTGACATCGACTCGCTCAACCCGTTCACGGCCGCCTCGACACAGTCCTACGACGTCTTCCAACTCGTCTACGACAAACTGATGGACTACGACGCCCAGCTCAACATCACACCGTCACTGGCCACCGCCGTGGACCGCAGTCCCGACGGTAAGACCTTCACCTACACCCTGCGCTCGGGCGTGAAATGGCAGGACGGCAAGGACTTCAGTGCCGACGACGTCATCTTCACCTTCCTGTTGGTGCGGGACAACAGCTACGGCACCTACGGCGCCTACTTCAAGGATCTGACCGACGTGACCAAGGTCGGCGACGGCCAGGTCCGCCTGACTTATGCGCAGCCGCAGACGCTGGAGCCCGGCATCATCATGCCGATGGTGCCGAAGCACCTGTGGGAAGGCGTCGCCAAGGACGACCTGCCCAAGTACGCCAACGACAAGCCGGTCGGCACCGGACCGTTCAACTTCGTGTCGTGGCAGAAGGGCAGCGTTGCCACGGTCACCAGGAACGACTCGTGGTGGGGACCCAAGCCCGCCGCCGAGAAGGTCACCTGGACGAAGTTCGGCTCCGACGACGTCGTCACCCAGGCGCTGCGCACCGGCGACATCGACATCGTCTCCGAAGTGCCGCCCACCATCTACACCGGTCTGCAGAATGCCTCGGACGTGAAAACCACAGCGATGGAATCGTTCTCGTTCCACATGATCGGCTTCAACTGTTCGACTGCTCCCGGCTCGAAGGGCAACCCGATCCTGAAAGACCAGGTGGTGCGCCAGGCGCTGTCCTGTGCCGTCAGCCGCCAGCAGCTCGTCGAACTCGCCCTGGCCGGTTACGGGGAACCCGGAGCCGATCTGCTGCCCCCCACCTTCGGTGACTTCCACTACGTCCCGGGCCCGGACGCCGTCCTCGACAACAACCCGGCCAAAGCCAAGCAACTCCTTGACGGTGCCGGCTACACCGACCGCAACGGAGATGGCATCCGGGAGGCGAAAGACGGTGCGCCACTGGAGTTCCGGCTTCTGGTGATCGCCGACACCACTGTCGACATGAAGGCCGCCGACCTGTTCGTCTCGGCGGCCAAGGCCGTCGGAATCAACCTGAAGCTCTCCAGCACCGACGCCGACAGCATGAGCGCCACCGTCTACAACGCCGAAACCCCCGACTGGGACATCATGGTGTGGGGCTGGGACTCGGAGTTCTACGACCCGTCCTATCTGCTGGGCATCCCGACCACCGATCAGATCGGCGGCAACAACGACACCTTCTGGACCGACCCGCGCTACGACGAGCTCTACGCCCAGCAGAAGACCACCGTCGACCGCGCCGCCCGGGTCAAGCTCGTCCAGGAGATGCAGGCGATCCACTATGCGGCCTGCCCCTACATCGTGATGTGGTACCAGAAGAAGCTGACCGGCACGCGCACCAACACCTGGACGGGTTGGCAGCCAATGAACGGTGGCATGATCCTGAACTTCCCGCGGGTGAACTACCTCGACGTGAAGCCGGCCTGA
- a CDS encoding GntR family transcriptional regulator, with translation MATKPKRSASPPAAPADRKLRYQHVYDLVLRIMAERGLKPGDRLPSAAELAEIAAVSNISVRRALDELERAGKITRRQGLGTFVAEPRIASDPTRPGELLHTLLDKDGDPPKVITSLISIGVGLPSTAIATALSVDAGQPVWEIWRKRSLGSADIILERAVLPLSRVPAIDHEALSAGGSLYRFIEERYQLTDEYTEQAIEVDTPSSWEAGHLGVGTADPIVRVRGVSFDADGKAFDCFEQCYRATKFTFYTAGQTRHRILGPSELSNWSVAPLSSPQC, from the coding sequence ATGGCCACCAAGCCGAAGCGCTCGGCAAGCCCCCCTGCGGCTCCGGCCGACCGCAAGCTGCGCTACCAGCACGTCTACGACCTGGTGCTGCGCATCATGGCCGAGCGCGGGCTCAAACCCGGCGACCGCCTGCCGTCCGCCGCCGAACTCGCCGAGATCGCCGCGGTCAGCAACATCAGCGTGCGCCGGGCGCTCGACGAACTGGAGCGGGCCGGAAAGATCACCCGCCGCCAGGGGCTGGGCACGTTCGTCGCCGAACCCCGCATCGCCAGTGACCCGACCCGTCCCGGCGAGCTGCTCCACACCCTGCTCGACAAGGACGGCGACCCGCCGAAGGTCATCACCTCGCTGATCTCCATCGGTGTCGGATTGCCGAGCACCGCCATCGCCACCGCACTCAGTGTCGACGCCGGGCAACCGGTCTGGGAGATCTGGCGCAAACGCAGCCTCGGCAGCGCCGACATCATCCTCGAGCGCGCCGTCCTTCCGCTGAGCCGGGTCCCGGCGATCGACCACGAGGCACTGTCGGCAGGCGGGTCGCTGTACCGCTTCATCGAGGAGCGCTACCAGCTCACCGACGAATACACCGAGCAGGCAATCGAAGTGGACACCCCCAGTAGTTGGGAGGCCGGCCATCTCGGGGTGGGCACCGCCGATCCGATCGTGCGGGTCCGCGGCGTCAGCTTCGATGCCGATGGGAAGGCCTTCGACTGCTTCGAGCAGTGCTACCGCGCCACGAAGTTCACGTTCTACACCGCCGGCCAGACCCGGCACCGCATCCTGGGCCCCTCGGAACTGTCCAATTGGTCTGTGGCCCCGCTGTCTTCACCACAGTGTTGA